The following coding sequences lie in one Silene latifolia isolate original U9 population chromosome 5, ASM4854445v1, whole genome shotgun sequence genomic window:
- the LOC141655343 gene encoding protein FAR-RED IMPAIRED RESPONSE 1-like — MKKITDKVGSKICRDTDFLTRLNGVVWDDDLEPGEFEEKWLKVMNDFSLEDNTWLNGKFADRHTWIPAYFINVPMGGLLRTTQRSESANSFFKRFENKYGTLTEFLVRYESATDHQKHLLKLREEENANSIPETLYGSKWETQAVRSYTHVMFYEFQNQVKLSINTCSLVGYTPPDPVTNFEVSLVEDAKKGLKFAVECSRSTNDVRCTCKLFERRGILCSHIIWVCSGKFKDIPDKYILQRWSKNALKSDVYDWNGNH, encoded by the coding sequence atgAAGAAAATAACCGACAAGGTTGGGAGTAAAATTTGTAGAGATACCGACTTTTTAACCCGTCTGAACGGTGTTGTATGGGACGATGACCTGGAGCCCGGGGAATTTGAAGAGAAGTGGCTTAAAGTCATGAACGATTTCTCCTTGGAAGACAATACGTGGTTGAATGGGAAGTTCGCTGATAGACACACATGGATACCCGCTTATTTCATAAATGTGCCAATGGGCGGTTTACTACGAACTACACAAAGGTCAGAGAGTGCTAATAGTTTCTTTAAGCGGTTTGAAAACAAATACGGGACATTAACTGAGTTCTTGGTGCGCTATGAAAGCGCCACTGACCACCAAAAGCACCTGCTGAAGCTCCGTGAAGAGGAGAATGCGAATTCAATCCCTGAAACACTGTATGGGTCAAAATGGGAGACACAAGCAGTGAGAAGCTATACCCATGTGATGTTCTATGAGTTCCAAAACCAGGTGAAGCTTTCAATAAATACCTGCAGTTTGGTTGGATACACTCCGCCAGATCCTGTGACGAACTTTGAAGTGTCGTTAGTTGAGGATGCAAAGAAAGGACTAAAATTTGCAGTTGAGTGCAGTAGAAGCACGAATGATGTAAGGTGCACATGTAAACTATTTGAAAGGAGAGGTATTTTATGCAGTCACATCATTTGGGTTTGTTCGGGAAAGTTTAAGGACATACCTGATAAATATATTTTACAAAGGTGGAGCAAGAATGCACTCAAAAGTGATGTTTATGATTGGAATGGGAATCATTAG